GTGCTTTTGCCTCCAACACATCGGCACCAAGGTTTTCCCACGCCTCTGTAATGGCTCTCGACAACTTGAACCTAACCGGCTTGACGGTCTGATAGGCGAATTGGGAATAAGTGAACAGACTCGAGATCATCCGTTCCAACGCCTCCACGCGATCGGATATGTGACCGGAAAAATCCGCAAGATCGTCTGTTTTGCCAGTGCCGACATCCTCGGCGATCAAGTCCGCGAACACCCGGATGTGGCGCAACGGCGCTTTCAGATCGTGCGCGACAATGCCGCCAAATTGCCCCAGAGCGTCATTGCGCTTCGCCAGTTCGCGCGACTGCGCGGCGATTTGTTCGCGCGCCATGCGGCTCTCGGTCACATCACGGCCGACCGACACGAGTTCAACGGGCACGCCATCCTTGAAAATCATCAGGTTTGACCAGAGATACCAGCGGCGGTCGCCGGTATGACTGATCATCAATTGTTCCATGGTCCTGATCGGCTGTTCCGGCGTAAGTTTCGATAGATGCGACAGCAACTCCGAACGCACCTCCACCGGCGCGAACGTGACAAACCGCTGCCCCACCAACTGTTCGGCGTTCATTCCGGTGAAGCGGGCATAGTTCTCGTTCACATAGGTCAGCGTTGTATTGGGTCTGGAGCGGGTGATGAAATCGGGAAGGTCTTGCACCAGGGTTTCGAACTCGAGCTGCTTGCGTTCAAGTGCGCGCTCGAACTCGAGCCGCTCGGAAATATCCTCGGCGAACGCCATGATCACCGGCTCGGGAACATCGTCCAGCCGCTCGAGCCGCATCCGGCACATGTAAGTCGAACCGTCCTTGCGCCGGTGCTTTGCGTCGAAGGTCAACAGTTTGGAGGCCCCTGACACCAAAGGCGCGATCAATTCGGCGAGTTCATCTTCAGACAGATCGGCATTGATCGCTGCAGGCGTGAAACCACGCATCTCCTCGCTGCTGAACTGCAAATTCTCACGCGCTGACTTGTTGCAGCTGACAAAATGCCCGTTCTTGATGCTGACAACATAAACCTCCTGGGCGACTCTTTCGAGGATCACCCCCAGCCGTTCCGCTTCCGACTTGATTCGGCTGACAGCGCTGATGTCGGTTCGCAGGCCGACGCGGAAGTTCTCCGGCGTGATCTGCTCGTCTATCTGGATCCAGCGATCATCGCTCACCCGCTGAATAATCGGTTCCGACGGCTTGTTGTGTTTCTCGAGTCGGGCCTTGAGCCACGCCTCGTGTTCTTGCGTCGTTACCCCGGCATCGGGATACTGGCCGCGTTCAAGCCCGTAACGCAGGATCGATTCGAGACTCTGACCGGGCTGCAATGCCGGCGCCGAGAGTTTGTATATATCCCGGTAGGCGTCGTTGCAGAGAAACAACCGGTCCTCCGCGTCAAAAATGACAAATCCTTCGGAAATCGCCGCCAGCGCCAGCTTCAAGGTCTTCTCTGCTTGAAGCTGCTCCACCTGGGCGGCCATGATGTCGGTCAGATCGCGGACCAGAGCGACCACGCCCACAGCCTCCCCATCGGATCCGAATATTCGGTTCATCGTCAGATCGACCGGAAAAATACTACCATCCCGCCGGCGGAAATCCACCTGCCGATGAAGCCGCATGGCTTCTTTTCCCAATGGGTAAAAAGCGTCACCGACATCGCGCAGCGTATCCGGCGAGGCGTAGATTTGCTCCGCGCTCATCCCGAGAAGCTCATCCTCGGAATAGCCGAACGCGGTCACCGCTGCAGCATTGGCGGCGACGATGGTCCGGTTTCGGTCGCCGATCAACACCGGATCCGGCAACGTCTCGTAGAGCGCCGTTAGCAGATCATCGGGAGAAAAGAGCAGTTGGTTACGAGCCAAACGCGCAAACCTTCGCCGGCCTACAAGAAATCTTCAGCACAGGTTTCGGACAGTTGGTCGCGGGTGTATTCCTTGATGATGAAGGCAATCGCCGCACCATCGATCTCGTCCTTGCCGATGCGGAAATCCACGCCATACTCGCGGAATTGGCGAAAATAGGCGCCGCTGATATCCGATGAAATAATTCCGATCGGCCCGACGAATCCTGCCTGTCGCAATTGCGGCGCAGTTTCACGGAAATCATTGTTGGGTGCCAACCGGTTGTCGAGAAACACCAGATCAATGCCATCTCGCTTGACTCTATCCACAGCCGCGCTGATGTTTCCCACATATTCAAGCTTGATCGACGCCTTGTCCATGCCCGCGTCCATACCCGCCAGCTTGCGCTTGAGGATGGTGTGTTCAACCGGATCGTCATCTACCAGCAAGACAACAAGTTCACTGTTTTCGGGGTCGGCGTTCATCACTGGCCTCCTGTTGGTTCAGTTGATCAGACCACTGCGTAACGCAGAAGCGACCATTTGTGCACGGTTGACCACATGCAGCTTGCGAAGAATGGCGGCGATATAAGAATTCACCGTGTGTTCCGACAGGCCGAGAATGATGGCGATCTCCGCCGAGGTTTTGCCCTCCGATGTCCAGCGAACGATCTGGATTTCGCGATCATTCAGGCCGCTGATCGTATCGAGCGACAAAATGGCCTCGAAATAGCGCTGGAACACCACGGCTGCGTCATGGGCAATGACCGCAAGCTGGTCATGCCTGGGCCGTTGGGCATTTCCGAGCATGAGCAGGCCGAACCGCTTGCCGACCGCCGTATGCAGCGGGACGACGACCACCGAGTGCACGCTCTCCTGCCTGCAAAGCACCGAATAAACACTTTGCGCGTCCATGGAGCACGCCACTGTCGACCCACGTAAATGTTCGACCAGCGGGTCATTCTGCCCAATTCCACCATCGATCCAGGCATCGGGAATGTTGTGAAGCGAATGCGGCAGATTCAGATCATACGCATCCTCTTCACCCAATACTTCGGCAAATGCAAAATATTGATATCCATGATTTCCCGTCAGAGCCTTGAACAAGCGGAAGAAATCCATCCGATTCAAAGCGCGTTCCAATTCGGGGCCAAGGTGGAATGCGGCTTCTGGCTTTAACATCGCGCCTCTTTCTAACTATAAATTCCGAATCGGAGAATATGAGCAAGAGCGCAACCTCTCACGAAACATGGAGCAAACACAATAAATGAGTTCAAAACCAGCCTTCTGGACCAATTAAATATTAATCTGGACATATATTCAGGCGCCTTCGTTGCCCTCACCTATCTTGCAACAAAGCGTCGAATTCATTCAAAAGCGGCATTCAGAACAGTGTTTTTCTCTACAAGTAACTGTTTTAACGCTCGGTTTAGCAGGAACTAATAAAACAAGCCGAAACCAGTACAAACAGGAAACAATCTTTGGCTATTTTGCTTTTGCTCGTTCCCCCGAAAAATGACAATGCCTATTGCCTGCACTGATTGCATCCGCCCCTTACCAGCGCTCATATGTGCCACCCGTGACGGAATTCAATCCCGCCTTTCCTCAAGGCCCCGGATAAAGGTCCATGAAGTCTACGAGAATCTCGCCGCGCGCAGTCGTGGCAGCAGCCACCGGTGATGGCCTTCGGGCACAACGCGGGAATAAGGTCTGGTGGAAATAGCCCGTAAGCAAATCGCATTTATGGCTAAGCGGGAAATGGCGACCCCTGCAGGATTCGAACCTGCGACCGTCGGCTTAGAAGGCCGGTGCTCTATCCAGCTGAGCTAAGGGGCCGAGAGCGCCCGGATGTGCTGTCTTGCGGCAGATCCGACCGGTGTCAATGGGTCCAAGGCTGCCGACGATCAAACTTGAAATTGTCGGAATAGACGACCCGACGACGCTTGCTCTCCTTGGGCTCGATCACCCGGAAGGCAATGTCATTGCGCATGGCGTAGGCCACAGCAGCCTCGCGCGTCTCGAAACTCATGCGGATCTGGCTTTTCATGTCACGCGAGGATGTATAGCCCATCAACGGATCAATCGAACGCGGAATTTCCTGATCAAATTCAAGAACCCAATGTTGGGTGTTGGCTTTGCCCGATTGCATGGCCGTTTTTGCGGGCCGATAAATCTTCGCGCTCACATCCAACTCCCAATCCATGACGGCAACCGCCTGGACAGGCGAGTCGCGGCGCCTCACGATGGGCGCCCCGATTCATCGGACGCCAGAAAAATGGTCGGAGCGGCAGGATTCGAACCTGCGACCCTCTGGTCCCAAACCGGTCCGCTCGACACGCATAAGCCAGATTCCCGACGCTTAATCAAGGGGAGATATTAGAACGCATTAGGAACAAGTAACATTTACACCCACAGTACACCCACACTTTGATCGACAGTCCCCTCCCCGAGAGACGCTAGTCCAGACTCAGACAGCCACCGGGGCGTGTGCCACCCCTACGAGAGCAAAACGAGGAAATCCCGCGAAGGGTTAGGGAAATTAATTGCACAACCGCACCCCACGTGTATTGTTAGGTGCATTGCATCGGCCATGGAGGGCCGAGCGAACGTCACATGACAGAAGGGACTAGCCTTGTGAGCGGTGCCCCCAAGATGGCGAAGAAGATCCCACTGAAGGAAGACCAGAAGGTCGGCGAGAATATACGGAGCCGCAGGCTCGCGTGTGGCATGTCTCAGGAAAAGCTTGGTGACGCACTGGGCGTCACGTTCCAGCAGATCCAGAAGTACGAAAAGGGCACCAATCGCGTAGGCAGTAGTCGCCTCGTCGCGATCGCCAAGGTTCTGGGTAGCAGTGTGCAGGACCTGTTCGACGGCATCGACATTGAAGGTGACCAGATCAAGGTAGCCGACGTGCTCGACCCTCGGGTGGGCCAAGGCGCCACGATCCTCCAGAAGATCCCTGCCGACAAGCTCGACCACGCACTGGCTGTCCTCAGGACATTCGTCAAAGCCTGATTGAACTGCCCGGGCGAGCCCCGGTTTTTTCGCTCCCCGTGAAAGCAATTAATTGCACCGTTTCGGGGAGCGCCAATGGTCAATGCATAACAATCAAGGAGCCTGATCATGAATGCTTAGAAAATCCGGAAGACTAAAGACGGTTATTCGTTTGGGCTTCACGTTCCGCAGCCCGGCACCCCGGAGCTTCTCACGGGCGTGGACCGCTGACCGGCCTAGCACAGACAGACTCCTCGTGATCGAGACTGTGTTTCCTAACGCAATGAATCGACCCTGCACTATGACGCGTCCATGTCCCTACGAGCAAAGGCCGTGGAAGTCACAATGCGGAGACTGGTCCATCTGATGCATGACCACAAAAAGCAATTAATTGCATCACTCAAGAAGTGAGCAACTAAAGCACGCCACGAACTGGATACCCGAATGAAGCATCCGCACTGGACGGCCAGGCAGTATTGTCCGTGTCCCCGAGCGTCTACAAGGTGCCCACACACAATCCGCTGGATGCAATAGTGCCCGAGCCTGAAAGTAACCAGAGACACTCGCAAGACCAAGGATAGCAGGCTGGCAAACGGAGGACACAAGAACCCGTCTCAACCCATCACCCACTACGTCTTGCGGGACGTACAGGGAAGCCCCGGAAAACTCCTTGAAATTTATTCAGGCCAACTACGACAACCTCAACGAAAACACCTAGTTAATCTAGACAACAGGGGTAATGCCATACGGGGCACCAAACATACCAAGGACACAGCCAACAAACTGAGAGGAGCAAAACAGCCCGATCAGACGCCCAAAAAATGCAATTAATTGCAATATTCCGATAATGCGTAAAGTAGGTGCTTAGGAGCCGCAGGGAGGTTGTGATTGATGGACGTCGACTTGAGCCAATGCCTTCGGGTCGTTCAGCACGAGCCCCGATTTTGCCTGAGAGTGGGTCTCAGAGCTCAATAGCACCGATATGCCTCTCATGATTGAGGCGGTTATTCCATGATCGAGGCCGCGTTTGGGAATATCCCCACGACAGCAGTCCCCATGTGACCGTGAAAGAGTGAATAGAAAGAGTACCTCATGGCCAAATATGAATATGGCGATATGTAGGGCAAACGACCACAATCACGAACCTCAACTTTTTGGGAATTAGGAGTTGAAACCCAACGTGTCACAAACGAATGACTAATAGGGGGCCGAAAGCTGACTGGCAGGTTTAGGTGAGTAACTGGAGATAGCGAACGCTCAAGGGACCGAGTTCGGTTACGAGCGATCGGCTGTCGTCGGAATGATGGTCTCCAACGGGCGCTTCCCACTTGCGGTGTTACTTCCAAAGACTGTGCTGGTTGGCGCCGCGTCTGGCGCGGCGGGCGTGCGCCGTAAAGTTCAGCAACAGAGGCCAGGCGCCGGGCGCGGGTATGTTGCGTTGCATATGAAGAATTTCCCTCCGGTCAGGGTGGTGAACCCAGCCGCTCGTCACGGCAACAAAGGTTTGGCTCCCCGGGGCTGTTTCCTGGAGGGTTTCCACGTCCACCCACCTCTCCCTTCGACGCGGCCTGACCTTGTGATAAGTCGACGCGACCAGCGCACGATCTCTCCAGTCTCGGAAATAGAGATTGGCATGACCGCGAACCGCCTGCAGGTCGTTGAATGCAGCAACGTCCCCGACACGGTTGATGATGCCAAGCTCACCCATCCTTTTCTCTAGGCGGTAGATGGCCGGGTCGAATGACACTAGTAGAAGCTGCGGCGTCAGCGGCATGAGCAGGACGGCACCCGGACTGCCAAGGCCCGCACCTCCCAGCACGTCCTTCTGCAGGTGGAAGCGGTTGGTGTAAACCACCGGATCATCAGACGTGAAGAACGGCACCGCCGTGCGATTGAGGATAATTCGGGTCTGTAGGTGGGCTGTACTTCCTACGCTGTCTTCGAAAGCGCTTATCGCGAGCTGAAGTGCCATCTCGTGCGTCATAACGAGGCTTTCCAATAGTTCCGGTGTGGCCTCGTCAGCCAACATCGCCCGTTGCGCTTCCGCTAGCCGGATTTCGCCGTCGATCCATGCCGCGCTCCTATAAGACTGCAATAACATGAAGGCGTGGAGGCGTCGTATGTCTGCCTGTGTCGCGGTATGGGGATCGTCAATGACGCGCCCGAGAATTTCGCCGTATTCTCCTTCTGGCACCTGCAGCGCCCGCTCCAGAGCGCCGTCGCGCCCGTAGAAATATGGCTTCGCGCACTGTCCCTTCGCGGGTGCCGCTTCGATCGAGCGCTCGCGGGACATGTTGAATACGTTGATGGCGGCACCATTACCGTCCGCGCAGAAAGCGCGGAGGTAGCAACGGGGTACGAAATGCTGAGACTTGTTGGCTGGCATGGCGGCCGGATGATGGGTTACTCAGGGCGACGACGCAACTTGTTGTTTCTGTCGGCGCGCAAGAGTCGCTTCGCCTTTGCTCCTGAGGCGCGTCGTGGCATTAAAGCACTTTGATTGCCTAGCGGTAGGATTTGCAAATCGATGAGAAACAAGCGAGCGAGCGGACACAAAGGATCAGAACGGAATCAAGCGACATCCACCGAGCTGACTAGTGGCGCTGGCTTCACCTATGAAGACAAGGCGGTCGCCTACTATTTGGCTGCGCTTCTTCGCGGTGAACGGGCAATGCTTCAGGAAGGCATTGTCGAGAGCGTTGCGGTCCAACAGGCCGGGCACGGCCACCCGATGGATGACCTTGTGGTCGAATTCCAAGACGCTGAGGGACCGCGCCTTCTGGACCTTCAAGTAAAGTCATCGATCACGATAAGTGGGGCCGCTACGAACTCAGACTTCCGCGATGTTCTCAACCGCGCCTTGGAGACACGCAAGACCCGGGGTTTTCAAGCCGATCGGGATGCATACGGTTACATCACGGAGAACGTGGCCGAGGCGAGACATCGGTCGCTCAATCGCCTCATCGATTGGGCAAGGAGCAGCCCCACTCCAGCGGATTTTGACCGGCGTTTTGCCGAAGGCGGAGCTGCCGCCGCTGCGGAACGCGCGCTTCGTGAGGAATTGGCGCCGCTCATCGGGGCCGAGGCGGAGCACGAGTGGAGTTTCTACCGAGGGTTTGTCGCCGCCCGCCTAAGCGGCCTCGACGATACGGGCATAGTTTGGTCAGAGATTACGAACCGCCTGCAAGAGCTGGTTGCCAACAACGAAGACGGGCAAGACGTCCTTCTCTTCGATCGCTTGTGCCGCATTGTGCGCGATGGCGCTGGCACGGCCCGGAAATGGACGCGCGCAACATTGCTTACGCAACTTCGGGGCGTAGTTAGGCTGAAGGTTTCGGCGAACTTTCGTAACGACCTCGACTTGCTCGCACAATTTTCCAAGGATGGTCTCAACGAGATTGCCGACAGCATCGACGGCTTCGAGGTTGATCGCACTGCCTTTCAGCAGGCCATATCGGAGCGTCTTGCCGCTAGCCGCGTCGTGAATATTAGCGGGCTTCCAGGGTGTGGAAAATCTGTCGTCCTCAAGCGGGTTGCGTTGGATGCCCAGAAACACGGCCCGATCCTCTTCCTAAAAGCGGATCGCTTGTCCGGCAAGAGTTGGACCGAATTTGCCGCGGCGCTAGGCCTCAAGCACCGTAAGGTCAACGATCTTTTGGCAGAGATTGCGGCAACAGGTACTGCCACTCTCTACATCGACGGCATAGACCGCATTAATCCCGATCAAAAGCGGATCGTTCTCGACATTCTCAATGCGATCGAAGCTGACGCTGCCCTCGACAACTGGCGCGTCTTGGCCACATCGCGTGACCGGGGACTTGAGACGTACCGCGCGTGGTTTCCCACGACCTTCTACAGCGGCACGCCAATCGGTGATGTTCAAGTCAAGCCATTCGATGACGATGAAGCCGAGGCGCTGGCCAAGGAGAAACCTGGCCTCCGCCGACTACTGATGGGCACTCCCTCGGTTCAGGCCATAGCCCGTCGTCCATTCTTCGCGGCCGTTCTCGCGAGAAGCTTCAGCGATAGCACGGCGGAACCGCAGGCCGAAGTCGATCTCATCAACGCATGGTGGGCCCGTGCGGGACACGATGCCCCGGCGGAGGTCGTTCCGCAACGCCAACGCGCGCTACTCGATATCGCGGAAAAGGGCGTCGCGAACCTGGGTAAGAGCGTCGCGGCCCGAGTGCTTGCTCCGCCCTCGTTCGAGCACATCGCCACGTTGAAGGCCGACTTGGTCATACGCGGGAACAACGGCGACGCATCGTTTTCCTTCACGCATGACATTTTCTTTGAGTGGACGTTCTTTCGCCTTCTCATTGACCTTGGTGATGCGTGGATCGACGGGCTGGCAAAGGCTGGAGAGCCGCCGCTGCTCGGCCGCGTCGTCGGCCTGTTAGCCCAGAACTCGATCGCCGCGCCAGGCGAATGGTTGGCAGGTTACGCTGCTCTCGATGGATCGACGCTACGTCCTCAATGGCGGCGGGAGTGGCTGACGGCACCACCGTTTACAAGCGCGTTCGCAAACGGCCAGACCGAATTCACGGTGCTTGTAACGGGAAATGACCACGCACTACTCGAGAAGCTGTTAGTCTGGTTCCAGGCGCAACACACGATCCCAAGCCCGTTTGTCCTGGAGCAAGCTTCGCCCGGGCAAACGGGGCTCGACCGCGTTGGCCTTGCTGAACTGTTAAGCTGGCCATCGGATTTCACGAGCTGGGGCCGTTTCATTGACTGGCTTTTGCCACTCGCCTCGTCACTGCCCGTCAGGCTGTATCCGAGAGTGGTCGAAGTGTTCTCGGTCTGGCAAAATGCGCTTTCTGATATTCGGACGGTACGATCCAAGGCGATCGCCGCCGCCTGCGCCAATTGGCTGATCGACTTTGAAAACGCAGCGTACCCCGAGAAGCGAACGTTTGAGCATGGCCGATGGGACGAGCTAGGCCGTGACGCGCAGAAGCAGTTCGCCACGGCATTACGCATCGTCATCGTGCGGGCTGCGCGGGCGTTTCCGGAATATGCCAACGCATTGTTGGATCGAGCTGTCGCCAATGGGGAAATGCGCCGCGACGCGTACAGCGACCTCATGTCGCTTGCATGGATGATCGCTGAGGTTTCGCCCGAGCGATTGGCGGCGGTCACCAAAGCAGAGTTACAGCACGAGCTGCCGCAAGATCATCTTGACCGGGAGAAGCGTGAGCAACGGGAGCACGTAGAGTGGATCCGACGAATCCGCGAAAAGCCCGAAAGTGAGCGTAGCGAGAATGAGAAGCGCTCGATCGAACATCCGTACTTCCACATTCGGCATAGATTCGACGGTTTGGGTCGCGAAGAAATCGGAATCGACCGACACAATAGCTACTACTACCCGGTTTCACCGGCGCACGAGCCGTTCGCGAGCCTGTTCGGCAGGAAACCCGACGTCGCGTTGCAGCTGGTACGTGATCTCGCCAATCACGCAACTACGGGATGGCGGCAGATTGCCGATATCACCCGCCGCCAGCATGGTACACCAATCCCCGTGACGATCGCATTCCCCTGGGGGGAGCAGCAGTTCTGGGGCGATTGGCCAGCGTATAATTGGCAGCTTGGCCAGCTTGGCCCGCAACCCCTTGAATGCGCGTTCCTAGCGATGAGCTACTGGGCTTTTCGGCAGATCGAGAATGGCCGGTCTGTTGATGAAATGATCCAACTCGTCGTTGAAGGAAACGAGTCGATTGCAGCGGCAGGATTAGCGCTTCGGTTGGCGCTTGAAATATTTCATCTTTCAGATGTGACCCTGGCCCTGTGTGCGTGCCAACGACTTTGGCCGTTTGACATTGCACGAGTGCGTAACGAGCCAATGCGAAACGTCGACCTGTTCGGGTTCGGTTTGATGAACCAGCTAACAGGCGAAAAGAAAGCTGCGGAGGACTACCTCAACAAGCGCTCGAGCCACTCCCGTGATGTGAAGCAACTCGCCATGGTGTTCGCCGTCAACGGCGACGATGCGCTGACCGCCCGTTTCAAAGAAGCATTGGCACGATTTGTGACCGAGTTGCCCTACGAGCTCGAGGAACATCGCTCAAATTCAGCTACAACGGCCACGCTCAAGACGCAGGCCGAAGAATACGCAGCGTTGGCGGTGGTGGAAAACTATCAGGGATATCGCACGCCCGACGAACAAGTTATGATTGCCTACCAGCCGCCGCTCTCCGAGGAGACCTTCAAGCGCGGCGAAGCAGCGATGATCTACCTGCAGCAAAGCAGCGTTCTGGCATGGGTGATGAAATCGCTCCGCGCCTTCGCGCTTGACCCTGACAAAAAACTCGCCGACGCTTTTGCGATCGCGCGCCCTCTCGACGATCCCCAGCTCTTCCGAGTGAGGCTGGATATTGAAGATCACACGCCGCAAAGTACCGTCGCTGCTGTAGCCGCGTGTATCGTCTGCTTTGGCGACCCCACGTCAGACGACTACAAGTGGGCGATCGGCGTACTGGACCGGATCGAAGCTATGAAGGAACCGCCGAGCTCCTTTTACGGCTCAAAGATTGCGTGGCACCCCGTCCATCACCTCATCTTCGCGCTGTTGCACCTGCGACGCATAAATCCAACTGACCTAGAGTCTGCACGACGCTTGGTGCGTCTAACGTCGCATAGTCATGAAGAAGCTGCTGAGTTCGCCTTCAAGGCGCTGCTTGCGGACCCCGATCCATATGTGTCGTGGGTTGCCGCCCAACTCGCGCTGGAACAATCTCACTACTACCAACCACTGATCATGGAGGATGGTAAGCGCGACAGCCGAGCCGCGAAGAAGGCCGCGAAAGTTGCCCTCGGCCGGGCTCTCAAAAAGCTAAAGGCAAAGAAGTTTGAGCCTTTTCTCTCGATGCCGGCTGCATGGGTCAAAGTGGCGTCAGGAGCGAATGACGATGATGACGATCTCGACGACGAGGATCCGACCGCCAAGTGGGCGGAGCCTGATCCGCTGTTCGACGCGCAACGTGCCGAGAAGTACCTTGAGGATTTTCCGGTCGAAACGTGGTGTCATTCCGACGAAGCGAAGCCGCACGTTCTTGCCTTGATCCGCAGCATCGTAAGTTGGACGGTGTTGCGAATGAACCCGCCCGGCGGGACGCGTCGGAGGCGGGACCGTGACACCGACCTAATCGGTTGGAGCGACGCGTTAGGTGATTTCCTGGCGCGGGCAACGCCGTTCTTTGAACTATCACTCGTCAAGACGGAGTTCATCGGCCCCTTCGTTCAGAACCGCAGCGACAATGAACTACATGTCATAGCAGCATTCACGGATCGTGTGGTTACACGGCACGTCTTGGATGCGGCCGTTATCCCGCCGGGGACGTTTGATTTGCTTGACCTCTGTGCCGAACATGTGATCGGCGACAGCACATTTCGGCCAGGAGGTTATCGAGCTGGCGAGGTTTCCGGTCGTGAGATGCCGAAGATCATCAAGGCGCTTCTGATGGTGAATGTCGAGCGCGCGATGGGCGCTGCCCGCTTTGTAAATGGCGACTGGTCCGAGATCGATCTCGTCATGCCCACGGTCACGCAGTTGGTAAAGGCCACCGGATGGTCCGTATTCGTGATGTCGAAGTTTTTGTTGCTTTGCGAACGTGCGGGCACAGCGTACCCGCTCGATCCGTTCATCGAACAAGTGAGCTCCGTCCTCGCGAGCGTGAATGACGCAAAGGGCAATTGGGTCGGAACCAGTCTTCCCGCCCGAACCGCCACGGTCGTGCAGAAACTCGCCGATACCAATTTCCCCCTCAGGCCGGACCAAGCGCAGGGTCTCTTGCAGATTCTCGATGCGTTGATCGACCTCGGCGATCGTCGAAGTGCCGCGCTTGAGCAGACCGAGGCTTTCAAGAGCGTTCAGGCTAAGTGGTCTACTGGATTATGAGCGGCAA
This DNA window, taken from Hoeflea algicola, encodes the following:
- a CDS encoding AAA family ATPase; amino-acid sequence: MRNKRASGHKGSERNQATSTELTSGAGFTYEDKAVAYYLAALLRGERAMLQEGIVESVAVQQAGHGHPMDDLVVEFQDAEGPRLLDLQVKSSITISGAATNSDFRDVLNRALETRKTRGFQADRDAYGYITENVAEARHRSLNRLIDWARSSPTPADFDRRFAEGGAAAAAERALREELAPLIGAEAEHEWSFYRGFVAARLSGLDDTGIVWSEITNRLQELVANNEDGQDVLLFDRLCRIVRDGAGTARKWTRATLLTQLRGVVRLKVSANFRNDLDLLAQFSKDGLNEIADSIDGFEVDRTAFQQAISERLAASRVVNISGLPGCGKSVVLKRVALDAQKHGPILFLKADRLSGKSWTEFAAALGLKHRKVNDLLAEIAATGTATLYIDGIDRINPDQKRIVLDILNAIEADAALDNWRVLATSRDRGLETYRAWFPTTFYSGTPIGDVQVKPFDDDEAEALAKEKPGLRRLLMGTPSVQAIARRPFFAAVLARSFSDSTAEPQAEVDLINAWWARAGHDAPAEVVPQRQRALLDIAEKGVANLGKSVAARVLAPPSFEHIATLKADLVIRGNNGDASFSFTHDIFFEWTFFRLLIDLGDAWIDGLAKAGEPPLLGRVVGLLAQNSIAAPGEWLAGYAALDGSTLRPQWRREWLTAPPFTSAFANGQTEFTVLVTGNDHALLEKLLVWFQAQHTIPSPFVLEQASPGQTGLDRVGLAELLSWPSDFTSWGRFIDWLLPLASSLPVRLYPRVVEVFSVWQNALSDIRTVRSKAIAAACANWLIDFENAAYPEKRTFEHGRWDELGRDAQKQFATALRIVIVRAARAFPEYANALLDRAVANGEMRRDAYSDLMSLAWMIAEVSPERLAAVTKAELQHELPQDHLDREKREQREHVEWIRRIREKPESERSENEKRSIEHPYFHIRHRFDGLGREEIGIDRHNSYYYPVSPAHEPFASLFGRKPDVALQLVRDLANHATTGWRQIADITRRQHGTPIPVTIAFPWGEQQFWGDWPAYNWQLGQLGPQPLECAFLAMSYWAFRQIENGRSVDEMIQLVVEGNESIAAAGLALRLALEIFHLSDVTLALCACQRLWPFDIARVRNEPMRNVDLFGFGLMNQLTGEKKAAEDYLNKRSSHSRDVKQLAMVFAVNGDDALTARFKEALARFVTELPYELEEHRSNSATTATLKTQAEEYAALAVVENYQGYRTPDEQVMIAYQPPLSEETFKRGEAAMIYLQQSSVLAWVMKSLRAFALDPDKKLADAFAIARPLDDPQLFRVRLDIEDHTPQSTVAAVAACIVCFGDPTSDDYKWAIGVLDRIEAMKEPPSSFYGSKIAWHPVHHLIFALLHLRRINPTDLESARRLVRLTSHSHEEAAEFAFKALLADPDPYVSWVAAQLALEQSHYYQPLIMEDGKRDSRAAKKAAKVALGRALKKLKAKKFEPFLSMPAAWVKVASGANDDDDDLDDEDPTAKWAEPDPLFDAQRAEKYLEDFPVETWCHSDEAKPHVLALIRSIVSWTVLRMNPPGGTRRRRDRDTDLIGWSDALGDFLARATPFFELSLVKTEFIGPFVQNRSDNELHVIAAFTDRVVTRHVLDAAVIPPGTFDLLDLCAEHVIGDSTFRPGGYRAGEVSGREMPKIIKALLMVNVERAMGAARFVNGDWSEIDLVMPTVTQLVKATGWSVFVMSKFLLLCERAGTAYPLDPFIEQVSSVLASVNDAKGNWVGTSLPARTATVVQKLADTNFPLRPDQAQGLLQILDALIDLGDRRSAALEQTEAFKSVQAKWSTGL